In Sebaldella termitidis ATCC 33386, one DNA window encodes the following:
- a CDS encoding LiaF transmembrane domain-containing protein, translating to MGKKIFFGIGLILLGILYGLQAFGMINGETVKYILNYQIILILVGMFVGIAKKKTSGWIITGVGVYLYIKEFFEGFTNIGITAGLLIIGTAITVSGIIDRKNRNEKANENVNINIKSAKVNNDAEDIEDIDNTKEETWEK from the coding sequence ATGGGAAAGAAAATTTTTTTTGGAATAGGTTTGATACTATTAGGAATACTGTATGGATTACAAGCGTTTGGTATGATAAACGGAGAGACAGTTAAGTATATACTTAATTATCAGATAATACTTATTTTGGTTGGGATGTTTGTAGGTATAGCCAAAAAGAAAACATCTGGTTGGATAATAACAGGCGTAGGAGTATATCTTTATATAAAAGAATTTTTTGAAGGATTTACTAATATAGGAATTACTGCTGGATTACTCATAATAGGAACTGCTATTACAGTTTCCGGAATAATAGACAGAAAAAACAGGAACGAAAAAGCAAATGAAAATGTGAATATCAATATAAAAAGCGCTAAAGTAAACAATGATGCGGAAGATATCGAGGACATTGACAATACCAAGGAGGAAACATGGGAAAAATAG
- the rpmF gene encoding 50S ribosomal protein L32: MAVPKKRTSKAKRNMRRSHDAISTPNIIIEADGTVRRPHRVNLETGVYKGKQVIEIQDDTE; the protein is encoded by the coding sequence ATGGCAGTACCTAAGAAGAGAACTTCTAAAGCTAAAAGAAATATGAGAAGATCACATGATGCGATTTCTACACCTAATATTATAATAGAGGCTGACGGAACAGTTAGAAGACCTCACAGAGTTAATCTTGAGACTGGTGTATACAAAGGTAAACAAGTAATTGAAATCCAAGATGATACTGAGTAA
- a CDS encoding DUF2087 domain-containing protein encodes MKEEVFWNSDIKDIKKGYIDSGEHFECLLCGMNTEKGVIYKRENTLLDAEKEMKSHISETHVSVFDYLINLNKKLTGISEQQKKLLKLFYQGKSDKEVQEETETGSMSTIRNHRFMLKEKERQAKVFLSVMELLRERDKNAAEFIELHKTARFIDDRYNITLSENQKMLEKFFEFEDGKAVKLKRFPGREKQKVVVIREISKSIESGKKYSEKEINSVIKNFFDDYVTLRRYLIEYGFLDRKKDGSEYWLK; translated from the coding sequence ATGAAGGAAGAAGTTTTCTGGAATTCGGATATAAAAGATATAAAAAAAGGATATATTGACAGCGGTGAACACTTTGAATGTCTTCTCTGCGGAATGAATACTGAAAAAGGAGTAATATATAAAAGAGAAAATACACTTCTGGATGCTGAAAAAGAGATGAAGTCTCATATATCAGAGACTCATGTTTCAGTTTTTGATTATCTTATCAATTTAAATAAAAAGTTGACCGGGATATCTGAACAGCAAAAAAAACTTTTAAAATTATTTTATCAGGGAAAAAGTGATAAAGAAGTACAGGAAGAAACAGAAACAGGAAGCATGTCAACTATAAGAAACCATAGATTTATGTTAAAGGAAAAAGAAAGACAGGCAAAGGTATTCTTATCGGTAATGGAGCTCTTGAGAGAAAGAGATAAAAATGCCGCCGAATTTATTGAACTGCACAAGACGGCAAGATTTATAGATGACAGATACAATATTACACTGTCGGAAAATCAAAAGATGCTGGAAAAATTCTTTGAATTCGAGGACGGAAAAGCAGTAAAGCTAAAAAGATTTCCCGGAAGAGAAAAACAAAAAGTGGTGGTAATAAGAGAAATTTCCAAAAGTATAGAATCAGGAAAAAAATATTCTGAAAAAGAAATAAACAGTGTGATAAAAAACTTTTTTGATGACTATGTAACATTAAGAAGATATCTTATAGAATACGGTTTTCTTGACAGAAAAAAAGATGGAAGCGAATATTGGTTGAAATAA
- a CDS encoding beta-ketoacyl-ACP synthase III, with product MKIGILGIGSYLPERILTNKEMESIVDTTDEWITSRTGIRERRIAADDEATSDLSYKAALKAIEDAGIDKDEIELVIVATTTPDYSMPSTAAIVQDKIGIRKAAAFDMEAACTGFVYALTTGYSFIKAGIYKKVLVIGADVFSRILDWEDRGTCILFGDGAGAAVLGEVETGGYLGGDLQADGAGAQELIVPSSGSRKPFREEVLTSRDQFVKMNGREIFKFAVRAFPETTAVSLEKAGLKIEDIDLFIPHQANIRIIESIAKRFKQPMEKFYVNLDKYGNTSAATIPIAIDEARNEGKIKKGDRLLLVGFGGGLTYGSCILEWSK from the coding sequence TTGAAAATAGGTATATTAGGAATAGGGTCTTATCTGCCCGAAAGAATACTGACAAATAAAGAGATGGAATCTATCGTAGATACTACAGATGAATGGATTACTTCAAGAACCGGAATAAGAGAGAGAAGAATAGCCGCAGACGACGAAGCGACTTCTGATCTGTCATATAAGGCAGCATTAAAAGCAATAGAAGATGCAGGAATTGATAAGGATGAAATAGAGCTTGTAATAGTAGCTACTACGACACCTGATTACTCAATGCCTTCTACAGCTGCAATAGTTCAGGATAAAATAGGGATAAGAAAAGCTGCCGCCTTTGATATGGAAGCGGCATGTACCGGATTCGTATATGCGTTAACTACAGGATACAGCTTTATCAAAGCCGGAATTTATAAAAAAGTACTTGTAATTGGAGCAGATGTTTTTTCAAGAATATTGGACTGGGAAGACAGAGGTACTTGCATCTTATTCGGAGACGGGGCAGGAGCAGCAGTACTCGGTGAAGTGGAAACAGGCGGGTATCTTGGCGGAGATCTTCAGGCTGACGGAGCAGGGGCACAGGAACTGATAGTTCCTTCAAGCGGTTCGAGAAAGCCTTTTAGAGAAGAAGTACTTACCAGCAGAGATCAATTTGTAAAAATGAACGGAAGAGAAATTTTTAAATTCGCAGTAAGAGCTTTTCCTGAAACTACAGCAGTTTCTTTGGAAAAAGCCGGTTTGAAAATAGAAGATATAGATTTATTTATACCACATCAGGCAAATATAAGAATTATAGAATCTATAGCAAAAAGATTTAAGCAGCCTATGGAAAAATTCTATGTTAATCTGGATAAATACGGTAATACTTCAGCGGCTACAATACCAATTGCTATTGATGAAGCAAGAAATGAAGGGAAAATCAAAAAAGGTGACAGACTTCTTCTTGTAGGATTTGGAGGCGGACTGACTTACGGTTCGTGTATCTTAGAATGGTCTAAGTAA
- the fabD gene encoding ACP S-malonyltransferase, translating into MGKIAFVYPGQGSQQVGMGLDLYENAEIKKSMDNIFDSIDNKDLKEVMFNGPEEELKNTRNAQPAIALLSVILTKLIKEKGITPDYVAGHSLGEYTALYGNGILNEIDIMKLISKRGEIMSVSGIEGTMAAILGLEAAEVEKICSEIDGVIEAVNYNDPKQTVVAGDKSIIEANLETFKQKGARRAILLAVSGPFHSSLMKPLAEKIKAEFSKFEWNTPKCPLIANTTAAELDNTENIQNELFNQTFGPVKWVDTINKLAENGVDKIYEIGPGSVLKGMIKKINGNIEVINISKLEDLENL; encoded by the coding sequence ATGGGAAAAATAGCATTTGTATATCCGGGTCAGGGTTCGCAGCAAGTAGGAATGGGACTGGATCTTTATGAAAATGCAGAGATAAAAAAAAGCATGGATAATATTTTTGATTCAATTGATAATAAAGATTTGAAAGAAGTCATGTTTAACGGACCTGAGGAAGAATTGAAAAATACCAGAAATGCCCAGCCGGCAATAGCATTGTTATCTGTGATTCTTACAAAGCTGATTAAAGAAAAAGGAATAACTCCTGATTATGTGGCAGGTCACAGTTTGGGTGAGTATACAGCATTGTATGGAAACGGAATTCTTAATGAAATTGATATAATGAAGCTGATCTCTAAAAGAGGGGAAATAATGTCCGTTTCGGGAATAGAAGGAACTATGGCTGCTATTTTGGGGCTGGAAGCTGCTGAAGTAGAAAAAATCTGCAGTGAAATAGACGGAGTTATAGAAGCAGTGAATTATAATGATCCTAAACAAACAGTAGTAGCTGGGGATAAGAGCATAATAGAGGCAAATCTGGAGACCTTTAAGCAGAAAGGTGCCAGAAGAGCAATTCTTCTTGCTGTATCAGGACCATTTCACAGTTCTCTAATGAAACCTTTAGCAGAAAAAATAAAAGCTGAATTTTCGAAATTTGAGTGGAATACTCCTAAGTGTCCTCTTATTGCCAATACAACAGCAGCTGAGCTTGACAATACAGAAAATATACAGAATGAATTATTTAATCAAACTTTCGGACCTGTAAAATGGGTGGATACAATAAATAAACTTGCTGAAAACGGAGTAGATAAAATATACGAGATCGGACCGGGAAGTGTATTAAAAGGGATGATCAAAAAAATAAACGGCAATATAGAAGTAATTAATATTTCAAAACTGGAAGATTTGGAAAATTTATAA